In one Modestobacter sp. L9-4 genomic region, the following are encoded:
- a CDS encoding YbhB/YbcL family Raf kinase inhibitor-like protein: MSYDPYALAFPAPSFPLSSTDVRDGGELPRSAYAEEGDRSPALSWTDLPEGTRSLLVTAYDADAPIPGGLWHWVLTDVPVTAGGLPAGAGSPDGTVPGATALPNDLGRAGFSGVNPPPGTGVHRLVIAATALDVDHLEVPAGASTALVHVLAIPHTLGRAVLTATSQAPSA, encoded by the coding sequence ATGTCCTACGACCCCTACGCCCTGGCCTTCCCCGCCCCCTCCTTCCCGCTGAGCAGCACCGACGTCCGCGACGGCGGGGAGCTGCCGCGTTCGGCCTACGCCGAGGAGGGCGACCGGTCCCCCGCCCTGTCCTGGACCGACCTGCCCGAGGGCACGCGCAGCCTGCTGGTCACCGCCTACGACGCCGACGCGCCGATCCCCGGCGGGCTCTGGCACTGGGTCCTCACCGACGTGCCCGTCACCGCCGGTGGACTGCCGGCCGGTGCCGGCTCCCCCGACGGCACCGTGCCCGGCGCGACCGCGCTGCCCAACGACCTGGGCCGCGCGGGCTTCTCCGGCGTCAACCCCCCGCCGGGCACCGGCGTCCACCGCCTCGTCATCGCCGCCACCGCACTGGACGTCGACCACCTCGAGGTCCCCGCCGGCGCGAGCACCGCACTGGTCCACGTCCTCGCGATCCCGCACACGCTGGGACGCGCCGTCCTCACCGCCACCAGCCAGGCACCGTCTGCCTGA
- a CDS encoding MarR family winged helix-turn-helix transcriptional regulator codes for MPTSPGQPEGDLSPELAQAEALRTAVGTFVRQVRSKDAVPAGQAAVLGHLARAGDLSITALAELEGVRHQSMARTVGLLAEQGMVATAVDERDRRRVSVQLLDQGARRLGEERLRRATVIATATAAALTLEERRVAERIPEVLRKIGGSIA; via the coding sequence GTGCCGACATCACCCGGACAGCCCGAGGGGGACCTGTCGCCCGAGCTGGCGCAGGCCGAGGCGCTGCGCACCGCCGTGGGCACCTTCGTCCGCCAGGTCCGCAGCAAGGACGCCGTGCCCGCCGGTCAGGCCGCCGTCCTCGGCCACCTGGCCCGCGCCGGTGACCTGTCCATCACCGCCCTGGCGGAGCTGGAGGGGGTGCGCCACCAGTCCATGGCCCGCACGGTGGGCCTGCTGGCCGAACAGGGCATGGTCGCCACGGCGGTCGACGAGCGCGACCGACGCCGGGTCAGCGTCCAGCTGCTCGACCAGGGCGCCCGCCGGCTCGGCGAGGAACGCCTGCGGCGCGCGACCGTGATCGCCACGGCCACGGCAGCGGCGCTCACTCTCGAGGAACGCCGGGTCGCCGAGCGCATCCCGGAGGTCCTCCGCAAGATCGGCGGCTCCATCGCCTGA
- a CDS encoding FtsX-like permease family protein → MTVPAPRRARTRLPRVQVAVLAGRARADLWPLAVAVLVVALTTFLAVAGPREVARAGDALVRDQLREAGSIADTTLVVPFPPTDSPSGEPETDSAAGTVRVALKTQTMLAPELASRLQAPRASVVTAPLPAALPPEVDRGEVTVQLGWSWDGGPPPVRWVAGGAPGAAPAPVEPTAGTAPPRQVPVALSAPVAARLHVGVGDTVPATNRRQEVELLVSGVFEPERPADPAWRAVRGLLEPLTTTADSGVRTETGALLSDESLPAARLAVGEQDVTRTLVFAPAADQLRAADVAEVARAVTAVATQPQLLAAESTPIVSSGLATVLLQARERLRAAQTQVSTLLTGVVGAAGLVLLVTAGLLARRRRPVLGLLRARGASLPGTALELLVESAAVALVGGGLGLLAADVVVPGDTPWAWLLAGPAVAAAAGPVLGVAAAAGTAGARRPAADREQRRAVLRDVRLRRVAAEGALVLVATGALAALRARSGNADLLVAAAPVLALLTGGVVLVRLLPALLGLVRGRATRSRHAVPLLAAVRASAGARVPLPVLALTVATGLCAFSLTLATTVERGQVLASWDAVGGDAAAVGQPSPRSDERAAAVAGRPGVERALAGRVEDRVPLLGVPGTERTTVVVVDPATFAGLLRSTPLPDVPDLDLLAEDGGTVDAGVHALLPAGAVAAGSHPSLIWRREELPLVPVGTVPPLMGRAGATVVVDAGTLAAAAPGTAAVELSTPNTVWAVGPGALAAISDTPGLATALVTDRRELLAERQDEPLGRDLIRLMTAAAAAVLLFALLGVVLGTAGSAPERARTLAVLRTLGLTSGQVRRVIAGELLPPVLLPALVGSALGVGVAALTTGALRLQQLTGSADPPRATTSWLLVAAPGALLLLALVLISDEGARRRRDSLGDVLRIVADPGPTRVSRGEH, encoded by the coding sequence GTGACCGTCCCAGCACCGCGCCGTGCGCGCACGCGCCTCCCCCGGGTCCAGGTCGCGGTCCTCGCCGGGCGGGCCCGGGCGGACCTGTGGCCGCTGGCGGTCGCCGTCCTGGTGGTGGCGCTGACGACGTTCCTGGCCGTGGCCGGCCCCCGTGAGGTGGCCCGGGCCGGGGACGCCCTCGTGCGGGACCAGCTGCGCGAGGCCGGCAGCATCGCCGACACGACGCTGGTGGTGCCCTTCCCGCCGACCGACTCCCCCTCCGGGGAGCCGGAGACCGACTCGGCCGCCGGGACCGTCCGGGTCGCCCTGAAGACGCAGACGATGCTCGCCCCCGAGCTCGCCTCCCGGCTCCAGGCGCCCCGCGCGAGCGTGGTCACGGCTCCGCTGCCCGCAGCGCTGCCGCCCGAGGTCGACCGCGGCGAGGTCACCGTGCAGCTGGGCTGGTCCTGGGACGGCGGGCCGCCACCGGTGCGCTGGGTGGCCGGTGGCGCGCCGGGCGCCGCCCCCGCGCCGGTGGAGCCGACGGCCGGTACCGCGCCGCCTCGGCAGGTCCCGGTCGCGCTCTCCGCCCCGGTCGCCGCGCGGCTGCACGTGGGCGTCGGCGACACCGTGCCGGCGACGAACCGGCGGCAGGAGGTCGAGCTCCTCGTCTCCGGCGTGTTCGAGCCGGAGCGGCCCGCGGACCCTGCGTGGCGAGCCGTGCGCGGCCTGCTCGAGCCGCTGACCACGACGGCCGACAGCGGCGTGCGCACCGAGACCGGGGCGCTGCTGTCCGACGAGTCGCTCCCCGCCGCCCGGCTGGCCGTGGGCGAGCAGGACGTCACGCGGACCCTCGTGTTCGCCCCGGCGGCCGACCAGCTGCGGGCGGCCGACGTGGCGGAGGTGGCCCGGGCGGTGACCGCGGTGGCGACCCAGCCACAGCTGCTGGCCGCCGAGTCCACGCCGATCGTCTCCAGCGGGCTGGCCACGGTGCTGCTGCAGGCCAGGGAACGGCTGCGGGCGGCGCAGACCCAGGTGTCCACGCTGCTCACCGGCGTCGTCGGCGCGGCCGGCCTGGTCCTGCTGGTGACCGCCGGACTGCTCGCCCGGCGGCGTCGGCCGGTGCTGGGCCTGCTCCGGGCGCGGGGGGCGTCCCTGCCGGGCACCGCCCTGGAACTGCTCGTCGAGTCCGCCGCCGTCGCCCTCGTGGGGGGCGGTCTCGGTCTCCTCGCCGCGGACGTCGTGGTGCCGGGGGACACCCCGTGGGCCTGGTTGCTGGCCGGGCCGGCCGTCGCAGCGGCCGCCGGCCCGGTGCTGGGCGTCGCTGCGGCGGCCGGTACGGCCGGCGCCCGGCGCCCGGCGGCCGACCGGGAGCAGCGGCGGGCGGTCCTGCGCGACGTCAGACTGCGCCGGGTCGCTGCCGAGGGGGCCCTCGTGCTGGTGGCCACCGGTGCGCTCGCCGCGCTCCGCGCCCGCAGCGGCAACGCCGACCTGCTCGTCGCCGCAGCCCCGGTGCTGGCCCTGCTGACCGGCGGGGTGGTGCTGGTGCGGCTGCTGCCCGCCCTGCTGGGGCTGGTGCGCGGGCGCGCGACCCGGTCCAGGCACGCAGTGCCGCTGCTGGCGGCGGTCCGCGCCTCCGCGGGCGCCCGGGTCCCGCTGCCGGTCCTGGCGCTCACCGTGGCGACCGGGCTCTGCGCCTTCTCCCTCACCCTGGCCACCACGGTCGAGCGCGGCCAGGTCCTGGCGTCCTGGGACGCCGTCGGTGGGGACGCTGCCGCGGTCGGCCAGCCGAGCCCCCGCTCGGACGAGCGGGCGGCGGCCGTGGCGGGCCGGCCCGGCGTCGAGCGCGCACTCGCCGGACGCGTGGAGGACCGCGTGCCGCTGCTGGGCGTCCCCGGCACCGAGCGGACGACGGTGGTGGTCGTCGACCCGGCCACCTTCGCCGGCCTGCTGCGCAGCACCCCGCTGCCCGACGTCCCCGACCTGGACCTGCTCGCCGAGGACGGCGGGACGGTGGACGCGGGGGTGCACGCCCTCCTGCCCGCGGGCGCGGTGGCGGCGGGCTCGCACCCGTCACTGATCTGGCGGCGGGAGGAGCTGCCCCTGGTACCGGTCGGGACCGTGCCACCGCTGATGGGCCGGGCAGGCGCCACGGTCGTGGTGGACGCCGGGACGCTCGCCGCAGCGGCCCCCGGGACCGCTGCGGTGGAGCTGTCGACCCCGAACACCGTCTGGGCGGTCGGGCCCGGGGCTCTCGCCGCCATCAGCGACACGCCCGGCCTCGCGACGGCCCTCGTCACCGACCGGCGCGAGCTGCTGGCCGAGCGGCAGGACGAACCGCTGGGCCGCGACCTCATCCGGCTGATGACCGCGGCCGCGGCCGCGGTCCTGCTGTTCGCCCTGCTCGGCGTGGTGCTGGGCACGGCGGGCAGCGCGCCGGAACGGGCACGGACGCTGGCCGTCCTGCGCACCCTCGGGCTCACCTCGGGCCAGGTCCGGCGGGTCATCGCCGGCGAGCTGTTGCCACCGGTCCTCCTCCCGGCTCTGGTCGGCTCAGCGCTCGGCGTCGGTGTGGCGGCGTTGACCACGGGGGCGCTGCGTCTGCAGCAGCTCACCGGCTCCGCAGACCCGCCCCGGGCGACCACGTCCTGGCTCCTCGTCGCGGCACCCGGAGCGCTGCTGCTGCTCGCCCTCGTCCTGATCAGCGACGAAGGTGCCCGACGACGCCGGGACAGCCTCGGTGACGTCCTGCGGATCGTGGCTGACCCAGGACCCACACGGGTGTCTCGTGGTGAGCACTGA
- a CDS encoding ABC transporter ATP-binding protein, whose amino-acid sequence MTAAPSPAAAPMVVVRGVDRSYGSGPAAVHALRGVSFDVGAGELVALVGRSGSGKTTLLNVVGGLDRPDSGTVQVAGTVVTDLDEDGLVGLRRDTVAYVFQTFGLVPVLSAAENVGLPLRLRALPVADREKRVQLLLELVGLGQAAGQRPGEMSGGQQQRVAIARALAGSPQLLIADEPTGQLDSETGLAVMALIRAVVEAEGMTAIVSTHDPVMIALADRVLYVLDGRLVEG is encoded by the coding sequence GTGACCGCAGCACCCTCGCCCGCGGCCGCACCGATGGTCGTGGTCCGCGGTGTCGACCGCAGCTACGGCTCCGGACCGGCCGCCGTGCACGCGCTGCGCGGGGTCTCCTTCGACGTGGGCGCCGGGGAGCTGGTCGCGCTGGTGGGCCGCTCGGGCTCGGGCAAGACCACGCTGCTCAACGTCGTCGGCGGCCTGGACCGCCCCGACTCCGGCACGGTGCAGGTGGCCGGCACCGTGGTCACCGACCTCGACGAGGACGGCCTGGTCGGGCTTCGCCGGGACACCGTGGCCTACGTCTTCCAGACCTTCGGGCTGGTGCCGGTGCTGTCGGCCGCGGAGAACGTGGGCCTGCCGCTGCGCTTGCGGGCGCTGCCGGTCGCCGACCGTGAGAAGCGCGTCCAGCTGCTGCTGGAGCTGGTCGGGCTGGGGCAGGCGGCGGGCCAGCGCCCCGGTGAGATGTCCGGTGGGCAGCAGCAGCGGGTCGCGATCGCCCGGGCGCTGGCCGGGTCGCCGCAGCTGCTCATCGCCGACGAGCCCACCGGGCAGCTGGACAGCGAGACCGGGCTGGCCGTCATGGCGCTGATCCGCGCCGTGGTGGAGGCCGAGGGCATGACCGCGATCGTCTCCACCCACGACCCGGTGATGATCGCCCTCGCCGACCGGGTGCTCTACGTGCTGGACGGCCGGCTGGTGGAGGGGTGA
- a CDS encoding ABC transporter ATP-binding protein, whose amino-acid sequence MSSRIIDDLGAQAPRAADFGGDALVVCDNLVRIHWSGAVEVQALQGLDLLVSAGEMIAVVGASGSGKSTLLSVLSGLDAPTAGRVRVGPWDLMSMSRRERVEYRRTMVGLISQQTAQNLVPYLTAAQNVAVPLALTGVPRRRQSARTAELLDLVGVADCARRRPAELSGGQQQRVAVAVALANAPRLLLADEPTGELDTDSSQEVFDAMRTANRELGTTVVVVTHDVGVSGQVARTVAIRDGRTSSEVLRRTEVDASGATAVVAEEYAVLDRAGRVQLPREHREALALTDRVRLALEADHIAVRPDPTASR is encoded by the coding sequence GTGTCCTCGCGCATCATCGACGACCTGGGCGCCCAGGCCCCACGAGCCGCCGACTTCGGCGGTGACGCGCTGGTCGTCTGCGACAACCTGGTGCGCATCCACTGGAGCGGGGCCGTCGAGGTGCAGGCCCTGCAGGGGCTGGACCTGCTGGTCTCCGCCGGGGAGATGATCGCCGTCGTCGGTGCGTCGGGCTCGGGCAAGTCCACGCTGCTGTCGGTGCTCTCTGGGCTCGACGCGCCGACCGCCGGACGGGTGCGCGTCGGCCCCTGGGACCTGATGTCGATGTCCCGCCGCGAGCGGGTGGAGTACCGGCGCACGATGGTCGGCCTCATCTCCCAGCAGACCGCGCAGAACCTGGTGCCCTACCTGACGGCCGCGCAGAACGTCGCCGTCCCCCTCGCCCTGACCGGTGTCCCCCGGCGGAGACAGAGCGCCCGGACGGCGGAGCTCCTGGACCTCGTCGGGGTCGCCGACTGCGCCCGGAGGCGACCCGCGGAGCTGTCCGGCGGTCAGCAGCAGCGGGTGGCGGTCGCCGTCGCGCTGGCCAACGCCCCGCGGCTGCTGCTGGCCGACGAGCCCACCGGGGAGCTGGACACCGACTCCTCGCAGGAGGTGTTCGACGCGATGCGCACGGCCAACCGCGAGCTGGGCACCACCGTCGTCGTGGTCACCCACGACGTGGGCGTCTCCGGTCAGGTGGCGCGGACCGTGGCCATCCGCGACGGGCGCACCTCCAGCGAGGTGCTGCGCCGCACGGAGGTCGACGCCTCGGGCGCCACGGCGGTGGTCGCTGAGGAGTACGCCGTGCTGGACCGGGCCGGCCGGGTCCAGCTGCCCCGCGAACACCGGGAGGCGCTCGCCCTCACCGACCGGGTCCGGCTGGCCCTGGAGGCCGACCACATCGCCGTCCGGCCCGACCCGACGGCGAGCCGGTGA
- a CDS encoding ABC transporter permease has translation MSGLLLLLTRRAVTQRRLLATVLAVVVAGTTVLGACTLLLTVLLQQGRSALLERAPDAQRTVAVVLSDVDEDAAPLSERAGALLATALGPLSTGTATWAQSGMQDLPEDTDGRRRLGYLAALDDLPGHATLASGRWPADTGAGGPLEAVLPVEAADRLGVRPGDQVLLRAPDADDALPSSVVVVGTVAPDPADVDTWGRDALQGTGWTPAFALGGAAQDRHPAFGPFLVSPQALLGAGVDLDEVRLGAVLDLGALPGEEVAALRARLADARAAVSTVVRVPDTGDLGGPYVRLDTPVPQLLDRVDQQSAVTSAAVLTVALVSTALAVSTLGLAGRLLAGRRAGERLLLSARGAGGRQLALLASTESLLLAGAGALLALPLTVGALRLLGRVPLLADAGLTGPTGPTAGLVVTVAGTAVLVAVTLAAPGLRPAATGRPRRRRRRGALIRSGADLVLTALAVGAWLELRSQQQTPHPGIDPVLVSAPVLVLLGGAVLALRVVPPAVRLAEHAAGRSRRLVLALVAWDVSRRPQATGAAFLLVLATAAATFAVAFTATWTTSQEAQATARVGADLTVPATGRDPLTQGSTVTSASGGQVHPTAVVPVTLGSVVRLDAGSADAAVPQLLAVDTASAGSLLRGRLPGDTTWAGLTRDLVPAPTAGVPLGSDPVTLTLTGSSSAGAVAARPALLVADASGSRTTLTGEPVALDGSPHAVALTDATGAVAGGAEGLTVVGSTLDLSLLSEDGISAQGSQRAAVEVAARIEGAVQTSTGAWPTSSPGSDGSTQGDLLQGVGTTVAPVAGGALVTGTADVSLTGLLYDTGHLVVTAAPVGTDGTAPAAAAPVPVLVSGAVARAAQLGPGAVVPLQVRGTTVRARVTGVVPYLPSLPGTPGVLVDYTALADALARTGDTGPLTSAWWVDGVPDPGAAVAGLAAAGLPGAQTGAQLAVSLRDGPLGVPLRVALVLLICGAVVLALAGAALHSAAAQGGRVVEVARLHALGVRRRTLAAVLVLQHGVVTALSVVVGAALGALASVLVAGRLTRSETGTAPAPTALVQWPWPAETAVVALLVVGCAVVAVPVTVALVRRAGAVHLRLDDAS, from the coding sequence GTGAGCGGGCTGCTGCTCCTGCTCACCCGGCGTGCGGTGACCCAGCGGCGACTGCTCGCCACCGTCCTGGCGGTGGTCGTCGCCGGCACCACGGTCCTGGGCGCGTGCACGCTGCTGCTCACGGTGCTGCTCCAGCAGGGCCGGTCCGCACTGCTGGAGCGCGCCCCGGACGCCCAGCGCACCGTGGCGGTCGTGCTCAGCGACGTCGACGAGGACGCCGCCCCACTGTCCGAGCGCGCCGGCGCCCTGCTGGCCACCGCGCTCGGCCCGCTGTCCACCGGCACGGCCACCTGGGCGCAGTCGGGGATGCAGGACCTGCCCGAGGACACGGACGGGCGCCGACGACTGGGGTACCTCGCCGCCCTCGACGACCTCCCCGGGCACGCCACGCTGGCCTCGGGCCGCTGGCCGGCCGACACCGGCGCGGGCGGTCCGCTGGAGGCCGTGCTCCCGGTCGAGGCGGCCGATCGACTCGGCGTGCGGCCCGGCGACCAGGTCCTCCTGCGTGCTCCCGACGCCGACGACGCACTCCCCTCGTCCGTCGTCGTGGTCGGCACCGTCGCACCCGATCCGGCCGACGTCGACACCTGGGGACGGGACGCCCTGCAGGGCACCGGCTGGACACCGGCGTTCGCCCTCGGCGGCGCCGCCCAGGACCGCCACCCCGCCTTCGGGCCGTTCCTGGTGTCGCCGCAGGCACTGCTGGGCGCCGGCGTGGACCTCGACGAGGTGCGCCTGGGTGCCGTCCTCGACCTCGGCGCGCTGCCGGGCGAGGAGGTCGCGGCCCTGCGGGCCCGGCTCGCCGACGCCCGCGCCGCCGTCTCCACCGTCGTACGGGTGCCCGACACCGGTGACCTCGGCGGCCCCTACGTCCGCCTGGACACCCCGGTGCCCCAGCTCCTGGACCGGGTCGACCAGCAGTCGGCGGTGACCTCGGCCGCGGTGCTGACCGTGGCCCTGGTGAGCACCGCCCTCGCCGTCAGCACGCTGGGCCTGGCCGGGCGGCTGCTGGCCGGCCGCCGGGCCGGGGAGAGGCTGCTGCTGTCCGCCCGGGGGGCCGGTGGTCGGCAGCTGGCGCTGCTCGCGTCCACCGAGAGCCTGCTGCTGGCCGGCGCGGGCGCGCTGCTCGCCCTCCCCCTGACGGTGGGCGCGTTGCGGCTGCTGGGCCGGGTGCCGCTGCTGGCCGACGCCGGGCTGACCGGCCCGACCGGCCCGACCGCGGGGCTGGTGGTGACGGTCGCGGGGACCGCGGTGCTCGTCGCGGTCACGCTGGCAGCCCCGGGGCTGCGCCCGGCCGCCACCGGCCGGCCCCGCCGGCGGCGCCGGCGGGGAGCACTCATCCGGTCGGGGGCGGACCTCGTGCTCACCGCGCTCGCCGTCGGCGCCTGGCTGGAGCTGCGCAGCCAGCAGCAGACCCCCCACCCGGGCATCGACCCCGTCCTGGTGTCCGCTCCCGTGCTGGTCCTCCTCGGCGGCGCGGTGCTGGCGCTGCGGGTGGTGCCGCCGGCCGTGCGGCTGGCCGAGCACGCGGCCGGCCGTTCCCGGCGGCTGGTGCTCGCCCTCGTGGCGTGGGACGTCTCCCGGCGCCCGCAGGCCACCGGGGCCGCGTTCCTGCTCGTGCTGGCCACGGCCGCCGCGACGTTCGCGGTGGCGTTCACCGCGACGTGGACGACGTCCCAGGAGGCGCAGGCGACCGCGCGGGTGGGCGCGGACCTCACCGTCCCCGCGACCGGGCGCGACCCACTGACCCAGGGCAGCACCGTCACCTCCGCCAGCGGTGGCCAGGTGCACCCCACGGCGGTGGTCCCCGTGACCCTGGGCAGCGTCGTGCGACTGGACGCCGGGTCCGCCGATGCCGCGGTGCCCCAGCTGCTCGCGGTGGACACCGCCTCCGCCGGGTCGCTGCTGCGCGGCCGGCTGCCCGGGGACACCACCTGGGCCGGGCTGACCCGTGACCTGGTGCCCGCGCCGACCGCCGGCGTGCCCCTCGGGTCGGACCCGGTGACGCTGACGCTGACCGGGTCCTCCTCCGCGGGTGCGGTGGCGGCCCGGCCGGCCCTGCTGGTGGCCGACGCGTCCGGCAGCCGGACGACCCTGACCGGCGAGCCGGTCGCGCTGGACGGCTCGCCGCACGCGGTCGCGCTGACCGATGCCACCGGCGCGGTGGCCGGGGGCGCCGAGGGCCTGACTGTCGTCGGGTCGACCCTCGACCTGAGCCTGCTGAGCGAGGACGGCATCAGTGCGCAGGGCTCCCAGCGCGCTGCCGTCGAGGTCGCCGCCCGGATCGAGGGTGCCGTGCAGACGTCTACCGGCGCCTGGCCGACCAGCTCCCCGGGCAGCGACGGCAGCACGCAGGGCGACCTGCTCCAGGGCGTCGGGACGACGGTCGCACCGGTCGCCGGTGGCGCACTGGTGACCGGCACCGCCGACGTCTCGCTCACCGGGCTGCTCTACGACACCGGGCACCTGGTGGTCACCGCCGCTCCCGTGGGCACGGACGGCACCGCCCCTGCCGCCGCCGCACCCGTCCCGGTGCTCGTCTCCGGCGCAGTGGCCCGGGCCGCGCAACTCGGCCCCGGGGCCGTGGTCCCGCTGCAGGTGCGGGGCACGACCGTGCGGGCCCGGGTGACCGGGGTCGTCCCCTACCTCCCCTCGCTCCCCGGGACGCCGGGGGTGCTGGTCGACTACACCGCACTGGCCGATGCGCTCGCCCGCACCGGCGACACCGGACCGCTGACCTCCGCCTGGTGGGTGGACGGCGTCCCGGACCCGGGAGCGGCAGTGGCGGGGCTGGCCGCCGCCGGGCTCCCCGGCGCGCAGACCGGCGCCCAGCTGGCCGTCTCGCTCCGGGACGGGCCGCTGGGCGTCCCCCTCCGGGTGGCGCTGGTGCTGCTCATCTGCGGGGCGGTCGTGCTCGCACTGGCCGGCGCGGCGCTGCACAGCGCCGCCGCACAGGGCGGCCGCGTCGTGGAGGTGGCACGGTTGCACGCCCTGGGCGTCCGCCGGCGCACCCTGGCCGCCGTGCTCGTGCTCCAGCACGGCGTCGTGACCGCCCTGTCGGTGGTCGTGGGTGCCGCGCTCGGCGCGCTGGCCTCGGTGCTGGTGGCCGGGCGGCTGACCCGGAGCGAGACGGGCACCGCACCGGCTCCGACCGCCCTGGTCCAGTGGCCGTGGCCCGCCGAGACGGCGGTCGTCGCGCTCCTGGTGGTGGGGTGTGCCGTCGTGGCGGTGCCGGTCACCGTCGCACTGGTGCGGCGCGCCGGTGCGGTCCACCTGCGGTTGGACGACGCGTCGTGA
- a CDS encoding GGDEF domain-containing protein produces MTGPHSSIRPTPSRALPGWWWRGGEAVGYGRLLGLGSLLATALALVLLHPPSVHWPSLAGVVTFHLVAVWLSFAAPWSRWSTWALLAFPVLSLAALVMVTRAVPELTGVLVGFFVLCFAYAGLFLPSRGGWALLPPALAAYLGTLGDLSSALLVRTAFVALTWLVLAELLHRLQTRQVTLIEQLRADGLIDPLTGLANRRGQARFLTEAEPGDVLIVLDLDHFKQVNDELGHAAGDHVLSTFGRLLSGQLRTRDRASRSGGEEMLVLLRCGETRCGEQLVRRLRDAVAREDLGVTFSAGLAVLREGQTTEQAIADADRATYCAKHAGRDQAWIAGDPRNGIPDVRMRWDAQSGALDSRALPGRRVPRAGHATTSAPGSPSDDVEAAGVTTG; encoded by the coding sequence GTGACAGGTCCTCACTCCTCCATCCGACCCACGCCCTCACGCGCGTTGCCGGGCTGGTGGTGGCGCGGTGGGGAGGCCGTCGGCTACGGCCGGCTGCTGGGACTCGGTTCGCTGCTGGCCACCGCGTTGGCGCTGGTGCTGCTGCACCCGCCCTCGGTGCACTGGCCGTCGCTCGCCGGGGTCGTCACCTTCCACCTGGTCGCGGTCTGGCTGAGCTTCGCTGCGCCGTGGAGCCGCTGGTCGACGTGGGCGCTGCTCGCCTTCCCCGTCCTGTCCCTGGCTGCGCTGGTCATGGTGACCCGAGCGGTGCCCGAGCTGACCGGCGTCCTGGTCGGCTTCTTCGTCCTGTGCTTCGCCTACGCAGGCCTCTTCCTCCCCTCGCGCGGCGGCTGGGCGCTGCTGCCCCCCGCGCTGGCCGCCTACCTCGGCACGCTCGGCGACCTCAGCTCCGCTCTCCTGGTCCGCACCGCCTTCGTCGCACTGACCTGGCTGGTGCTCGCCGAGCTGCTGCACAGGTTGCAGACGAGGCAGGTGACCCTGATCGAACAGCTGCGCGCCGACGGCCTCATCGACCCCCTGACCGGGCTGGCCAACCGGCGTGGGCAGGCGCGTTTCCTCACCGAGGCCGAGCCGGGCGACGTCCTGATCGTCCTGGACCTGGACCACTTCAAGCAGGTCAACGACGAGCTGGGGCACGCCGCGGGTGACCACGTGCTGTCCACCTTCGGCAGGCTGCTGTCGGGGCAGCTGCGTACCCGCGACAGGGCGTCCAGGTCCGGCGGTGAGGAGATGCTGGTGCTCCTGCGCTGCGGGGAGACCCGGTGCGGGGAGCAGCTCGTCCGGCGCCTGCGGGACGCAGTCGCCCGGGAGGACCTGGGCGTGACGTTCTCCGCCGGCCTGGCCGTGCTGCGCGAGGGTCAGACCACCGAACAGGCCATCGCCGACGCCGACCGGGCGACCTACTGCGCCAAGCACGCCGGGCGGGACCAGGCCTGGATCGCGGGTGACCCGCGCAACGGCATCCCGGACGTGCGGATGCGGTGGGACGCGCAGTCGGGCGCGCTGGACTCCCGGGCCCTCCCCGGCAGACGAGTCCCCCGAGCTGGACATGCGACGACGAGCGCCCCCGGCTCCCCCAGCGACGACGTCGAGGCAGCAGGTGTGACGACCGGCTGA
- a CDS encoding helix-turn-helix domain-containing protein codes for MERLEFGAAVRQLREGTPPAAVGLTSGSRRVPGLRREELGDLAGMSADYVRRLEQGRSHPSAGVVNAIARALRVGRADYERLSALAGYAAADGQVPTDLGPGATRLLERFPDTPMLVTDAAMNLVAVNSAFLALEHWDLTGERWEWNVAWRSFCHPFAAFQQSDADATSHEAVLVAQLRAAVLRYPADGELAALVEEMRTRSRRFDALWRAPRPVAAYESSATFVQADGDSLTLVGSMIAIPGDDLAAVVLTAAPGSRDATRLAEVVGATDRRAVVKVGQTGPG; via the coding sequence GTGGAACGGCTCGAGTTCGGCGCCGCGGTGCGCCAGTTGCGGGAGGGCACACCGCCGGCAGCCGTCGGGCTGACCTCCGGGAGCCGCCGGGTGCCCGGCCTGCGGCGGGAGGAGCTCGGCGACCTCGCCGGGATGTCCGCGGACTACGTCCGCCGGCTGGAGCAGGGGCGCAGCCATCCCTCCGCCGGGGTGGTCAACGCCATCGCCCGGGCCCTGCGGGTCGGCCGGGCGGACTACGAGCGGCTGTCCGCGCTGGCCGGGTACGCCGCTGCCGACGGCCAGGTGCCCACCGACCTGGGGCCGGGGGCGACGCGGCTGCTGGAGCGGTTCCCCGACACCCCGATGCTCGTCACCGACGCGGCCATGAACCTGGTCGCGGTCAACAGCGCCTTCCTCGCCCTCGAGCACTGGGACCTCACCGGCGAGCGCTGGGAGTGGAACGTCGCCTGGCGCTCCTTCTGCCACCCCTTCGCCGCCTTCCAGCAGTCCGACGCCGACGCGACCAGTCACGAGGCGGTCCTGGTGGCCCAGCTGCGGGCCGCGGTGCTGCGCTACCCCGCCGACGGCGAGCTCGCCGCGCTGGTGGAGGAGATGCGCACGCGCAGCCGGCGGTTCGACGCCCTGTGGCGCGCGCCGCGGCCGGTGGCGGCCTACGAGAGCAGTGCGACCTTCGTCCAGGCCGACGGGGACTCGCTCACCCTCGTCGGGAGCATGATCGCCATCCCCGGCGACGACCTGGCCGCCGTGGTGCTCACCGCCGCGCCGGGGTCACGCGATGCGACCCGGCTGGCGGAGGTCGTCGGCGCGACCGATCGGCGGGCGGTCGTGAAGGTGGGCCAGACCGGCCCAGGATGA